The nucleotide sequence GTCGATCGCGCGACCGTAAGCGTGTGGAGACCAATCGTCGGTTCCGGGGATGCGTCGGCAGTTGAACGCCGAAGTGTTGTTGTCTTCCATCGACAGCTCGTCATCGGCGTCGGCGTAGTGGTCGACGGTGCGGATCTTTTCGACGGGATAACCCAGCCGGTAGAGCTGCTCGAAGATCGCGGTGACCCCCGATGCCAGCTCTTCGTGCACGATCAGCTCGCCGCGGTGGGTCTGGCCGTCGAAACCGAGGTAATCGACGCCGACCCGGCGCAGCTGGTCGGGGTCGACGGGGCAACCCGGCTGCCACGTCGTGCCGAGCTCGGCCGCGGTGACCGGTTCCACCGTCGCGCGCGTCGGCGTCGGCGGCGTGCTGGTCGACGAGGACACGGCCGGCGGCGACGGTGTGACCACCGGTGACGGCGTGGCCGCGGGCGGCGGCGGCCCGGAGGCGCACTGCGCCAGCACCAGACACGCCGCGCCCATCTGCGCCAACAAGGCAGCGGGCCGCTTAATCGGTGTCAATTTCGACGAATCCTCACCGAGTGATTTCATCCCAATCCGACGGCTGAGGTAGGGGGTTCGGTCGACGGAATCGTCGCGGTGGGGCCGCCGTGCGCGACGACGACGCCCGCGACGGCTCGCGGGCTCGTTCCCGCCCGCCTGTGAGTGGGCTACCGGAGGTGCCAAAACCGCCAACAGGCTCTCGACACGTGTGGAATTATGACGTACGTCACAGGCCACTGCCTTCCCAAGACACGGCGTCCTACCGCTGGTAGGAACGCACGTACTCGGTATCGCTGGTAAGACGCTCGACAACCAAGCTTGCATCTCTGCTGGGGTGGGAAGCCGTGACAGGCGATAAAGGAGGGATCTGTCGTTGACCGCAGGTGTACATGACGCGACAGCGGCAGATCCCGCGACCGAGGCACAAGTCAATGGGCTCCCCTTAGCCCTCGGTGTCGACGTTAATGCGCCCTCGGCCGTCGAACATGTGCGCGATGACGCGGCGGCGGTGCCCGGCGCACCAGAGGAGCGTCCGGCTGCCCCGGAAACCAGGGCGTCGATCAACCGTCACGTCGTCACGCTGCTGACCGGACCGTTGCGGTTCGGCCTGCGCCAAACCGACTCCTCGTTGCAGACGCTAGGCCGCTTCTTCGACCTGACCGCGCAGGCCTTCGCCTACCTGATCACGGATTTGATCCGGTTGCGCCACCCCTGGCGGGACACCATCAACCAGGCCTGGTTCATCATCAGCGTCACGGCGATACCCGCGTTGCTCGTCTCGATCCCGTTCGGGGTCATCGTGGCGGTG is from Mycobacterium conspicuum and encodes:
- a CDS encoding M15 family metallopeptidase, translated to MKSLGEDSSKLTPIKRPAALLAQMGAACLVLAQCASGPPPPAATPSPVVTPSPPAVSSSTSTPPTPTRATVEPVTAAELGTTWQPGCPVDPDQLRRVGVDYLGFDGQTHRGELIVHEELASGVTAIFEQLYRLGYPVEKIRTVDHYADADDELSMEDNNTSAFNCRRIPGTDDWSPHAYGRAIDLNPLVNPCLYASGYFEPRNATAYLDRSRTDPGLLHRGDAAVHVFTDRGWRWGGEWAGALDYQHFERP